The Primulina tabacum isolate GXHZ01 chromosome 16, ASM2559414v2, whole genome shotgun sequence genome window below encodes:
- the LOC142529939 gene encoding uncharacterized protein LOC142529939, whose product MTCADEEWVAAAMTDDAMVVELLVRLHHASTPLPLHSAVVPLEWSVRQRRSKPLYPNNAPKKSGHRDSPTTALSLSGATSLSGGSGGGCEESSLPPLSKLCHARRSEVNSSTQKSSSKRSRKKKNLAELKEEENSLIKERRDLKREIAALRANLENQRSVNERLKRMKLDLPPIQERDLTSLPILPDLNIPFDEFPSSDVVCGAS is encoded by the exons ATGACGTGTGCCGACGAGGAATGGGTGGCTGCCGCCATGACAGACGACGCCATGGTGGTGGAGCTCCTGGTGCGCCTCCACCACGCGTCCACGCCGCTCCCTCTCCACTCAGCCGTCGTGCCACTGGAGTGGAGCGTGCGTCAACGCAGGTCAAAGCCTCTGTATCCCAACAACGCCCCGAAGAAGTCAGGCCACAGGGACAGCCCCACGACGGCCTTGTCATTGAGCGGCGCCACCTCGCTCAGCGGGGGATCTGGCGGCGGATGTGAAGAGTCCAGCCTCCCACCTCTCTCCAAGTTATGCCACGCAAGAAGATCTGAG GTTAATAGTAGCACTCAGAAGTCAAGCTCCAAGAGGTCAAGAAAGAAGAAG AACTTGGCTGAACTAAAGGAAGAAGAAAACTCGCTAATTAAGGAAAGAAGAGATCTTAAAAGG GAAATAGCTGCCTTACGCGCGAATCTGGAGAATCAAAGGTCTGTGAATGAAAGATTGAAGAGAATGAAG CTTGACTTGCCACCAATTCAAGAAAGAGACCTAACATCTCTACCTATTCTTCCCGATCTAAATATCCCGTTCGATGAATTTCCGAGCTCCGATGTGGTTTGTGGAGCCAGCTAG